The proteins below come from a single Branchiostoma floridae strain S238N-H82 chromosome 5, Bfl_VNyyK, whole genome shotgun sequence genomic window:
- the LOC118416097 gene encoding uncharacterized protein LOC118416097, which yields MEGEGRDQISQGDRNDTSCQSEESPKSESDAQPPETGPAGDSSTTQDLPAEPKSSAPPEANQELPPSSQSQDADNNSPRQEPTIEVTNDTERPVIVTTNRENTLPKCLRIANSDSQRSGSLRSQTRCKGTKNGGSKDSSLRGASRKATMSDKTSTGDSTFFSPSKAYCWICLESCKITTTTENRVKRVGRCLCCSCCSGAYTEPDLSSPCGCTGTLQYVHRTCLRRWVREQGSHSCRICNEFYHIPPAQSLCQRLSEEGVVGTCCPSLRSHSNTVVFITLLVLFVGVISTLGYSTANTYMELKKQSMENPEGGASTMIILVFGLSLSLLIVLSVLMCVYLTCVTKLYYRNRRGSYDVPTGDQAEHWEEFPMDEILQASDLEYQELQTFWRSLPPEVREIAAREGFVFPAATPQDEAAPEVEGTSPGEAHVGEVTPPGDAEGNTAPREAATPPTESTDNQESSGTQRIETVTAEI from the exons ATGGAGGGAGAAGGGCGTGACCAGATATCTCAG GGGGATAGGAATGACACCTCTTGTCAGTCTGAAGAGTCGCCCAAGAGTGAAAGCGATGCTCAGCCTCCGGAGACCGGTCCAGCCGGAGATAGTAGCACGACTCAAGATCTCCCGGCAGAACCTAAATCTTCAGCACCTCCAGAAGCCAACCAGGAGCTTCCGCCATCCTCCCAAAGCCAGGACGCGGACAACAACAGTCCTAGACAAGAACCGACGATAGAAGTAACAAACGACACTGAACGTCCCGTCATTGTTACTACAAACAGGGAGAACACTCTCCCAAAATGTTTGCGCATAGCAAACAGCGATAGTCAGCGCTCCGGAAGTCTAAGATCACAAACTAGATGTAAAGGAACCAAGAATGGAGGCTCGAAAGACTCAAGTCTCAGAGGCGCAAGTCGGAAAGCAACCATGTCGGATAAAACTTCGACAGGTGACAGTACCTTCTTTTCGCCGTCTAAAGCGTACTGTTGGATTTGTTTGGAGTCGTGTaagatcacaacaacaacagaaaacagaGTCAAGCGAGTGGGGAGATGTCTGTGTTGTTCCTGTTGTTCGGGTGCGTACACGGAGCCGGACCTGTCCTCGCCCTGTGGCTGTACCGGCACGCTGCAGTACGTACACCGGACGTGTCTGCGGAGATGGGTGCGGGAGCAGGGGTCTCACAGCTGCAGGATCTGTAACGAGTTTTACCACATCCCGCCGGCACAGTCGCTCTGTCAG CGGCTGAGTGAGGAGGGTGTGGTGGGGACGTGCTGCCCATCTCTCCGCTCCCATAGCAACACAGTCGTGTTTATCACTCTACTCGTGCTGTTCGTGGGCGTCATCTCCACCCTCG GGTATAGTACGGCCAACACTTACATGGAGCTCAAGAAGCAGTCCATGGAAAATCCGGAAGGTGGCGCTAGTACGATGATCATCCTGGTGTTCGGCCTGTCCCTCAGCTTGTTGATCGTGCTGTCGGTCCTGATGTGCGTGTACCTGACGTGTGTTACCAAGCTGTACTACAGGAACAGGCGCGGGTCCTACGATGTACCGACGGGAGACCAGGCGGAGCACTGGGAGGAGTTCCCGATGGATGAAATCCTGCAGGCTTCCGATCTGGAGTACCAGGAGCTCCAGACCTTTTGGAGGTCACTCCCTCCGGAGGTTCGTGAGATCGCCGCTCGGGAGGGCTTCGTGTTTCCCGCGGCAACCCCTCAGGACGAGGCGGCACCTGAAGTAGAGGGCACGTCCCCAGGAGAAGCCCATGTTGGGGAGGTGACACCCCCGGGGGATGCCGAAGGTAACACCGCCCCCCGGGAAGCAGCAACACCACCTACGGAGTCTACTGATAATCAGGAGTCTTCTGGTACCCAGAGGATCGAGACGGTTACTGCGGAGATTTGA